The Sulfurospirillum diekertiae genomic sequence TTAAGCGCTTCCACATATTTCATATCTTCGGTTGTGGGGTTGGTGTCATCCATTCTGAGGTTACAATGTCCGTGATAATCACGAGCAATGCCAAAGTTGATACAGATAGACTTAGCATGCCCAATGTGCGGGAATCCATTAGGCTCTGGAGGAAATCTGGTAATAATTTCTTGATACTTTCCAGACTGTAAGTCCTCTTCTACAATGGTGCGTAAAAAATCTTTGCTCTCACTCATGTTCTTAAAACCTTTTGTTTTATTACTCTTATAAACATGTATTTTATCATGCTCTTTATTAATTAATAGGATTTATGGGTATTGACAATTTTATCTTATATGCGATAAGGAGTGTATTAAAGAATCTAATTTCATGTTGACATTGCAAGATTGAACTTGTTGGAGGAGATGCTTTAATACCTCTAAATGATAGCGATCATTACGAAAATTTAGATTTTATGATTAAAAAAGAGAGTAGAGAGATGGTTTTCATTTATTTTGCCTGTGAATAACATTCATCATGATGATGGACCAAGTGATTAAAATGATATTGGCGAGCGTAATAATGCCAATGAAAGTATTCATTCTCGTAAATTCTCCTGCTCATATTTTAGGAAAGGAAGGATGAAACCCTTCCTAAAAAACGGTTAACGTGCTGGAACGCGTGTTGAAAGTGGTGAGGGGTTAAACTCAGGCACAATGCGACATTCATGGCTTGGGTCCCATTTTGGATCGAGTGCTTTACACTGCTTTTCAACATCATTTGGTGTTGGTTTTTTACCAGTATCAACCCATGCAAGAAGGGCATTCATAGCAGCTACATATTGAGCATCACTAAGGTAACTGTGTTCTTTGTCATTGGTGTAGAGTTGAACCATGTTTCCAGAATGTCCTGCTTTTGCAACTGTTTCTTCCCATGTATTTGCAAGTTCCACAAAAGCTATAGGGTCATTAATACCGCGTATCGTTAAGATTGGAAGAGCAATATTCCCCGTAGGGTTAGTATCTTTTCCAAAGTCTGCTACAGCCGTTGGATCGGCTTTATAACGAAGGACTTTTTTATTGAGTTCTTCATCATTACTTGAGCCTACATATTTGACAGTTTCATTACCAAAAGGATTTCGACCTTGCAAACGATTAAAGACAATATCTTGAAAATGATGAGTCGCCCAATCAAGATGCCCTTGAATACTTTTTTCAGGAATTTTAATGACATTAACAATAGTTTTGAGATTTTCTTTTTGTTTTGCGGAGCGATTAGCTTCAGGCATATTAAGTCCTAAACATTCATTCACGCGCTCTTTTAGATCTTCTTTACTCATTTTAGTATCTTTAGACGCCAGCCCTTGCCAAAGAGGATATTGGATTTCATTCGCCCTTGGATGGTTCTCGCACACTGCTTGCCAAACGACTCTTAAGTCCAATCTAAAGTCATAAGATTTTGTACCACCCGCTAATACTCCGCTGGTTAAAAGGACAGCATCAATTTTAGGTTCTACTTTTGAAAGTGGACCATCCACTTCAGCCGCACGTGCAGCAACGCCACCACCCCATGATTGACCATGTAAAATTACTTTTTTAGTTTTTCCGACAAGCTTAGAGGCAATAGGTAAAAGGCGTGCAGTATCTTCTGCGGCTGATATGAGTGCTACTCCTCCTTGTCTGTAAGAAGTGACTGCTAAAGCATTGCCACTTCTGACCCAAATAGACCAGCGCTCAAAATCTTCTATAGCCCGTGCTGCTTTTGGAAGCTTTCCAAGAGCTGGACCTCCGTGGGAATGTAGTACAAGATTGCCATTCCAGTTTTTAGGTTTTGCGACCCAATAGTAAGCTCCTGCTTCATCTTTTCCCGACCAGCATAGTGTTCCTTCAGGAAGGTTTTTAACTTCAGTAGGACAAGGTTGTTGTAGGGGCTCTGCAAATGATAACGTGAGAGAGGTGCTTACTAACAGGCAACTTTTGATTAGAATTGATGATAATTTTAGTGTTGATTTCATGATATATTGCTCCATGGCGTTATAATAAAATCCCTTGAAGTATTGCTTCAAGGGTCACAAAAAGGATGTATTAAAATTTATAGTTGGCTTTAAACCATAACTCTTCACCTTTACCTGATCCTGCTGTGGCACTTACAACGGATTCATCGCCCAAGATAGTATAAATCACTTCAGTTTCAAGTCCTTTAAGCGCGCCAGCGAATTTGTAGCTACCGTAAAAATCTGTAATGGTTTGGTTGTTATTTGCAGGAACAGAACTAATATCAAGCTGTGTATAACGAGCACCTGCTTGAAGCCCCACTGCTTTAAAGTTGTAGTTTGCATCAATGCTAAATCCTGAAGTATCAGAACTAAACGTACCAACTCTGACTTGTTTACCTTTGACATAGTTAGGTTGTGCACCACCACCAAGTCCTGCTTTAATTCCCAGATTATCGGTATCATCATTAATCACAGAGTATGCAAAGTATGTTTTGAAATCACCATAGCCAAGGCTGAGTTTTGCACCATACATATAGGCTGCATCATGTTCCATCCAGTCCGTATAAAGGTAATTTCCTGCAATGCCATATGAAAAGGCTCCTGCTGTATTTGCATATTCTGCTTCAAAATAGTAATCATTAAACCCTTTTTTTCGATTGGCATCTTTAGGGGCTTTTGTTAGCAAAGGAGCACTCGCATCATTGTCTAACGTCAAATATTGAAATGTAAGCTCAACATTAGGGATAGATTTATTGACAACCATTGCGGTATATGCAAAATCATGGTCATTATTCAATGGCTCAAATTGTCCTATTCCTCCTTCATCATCCGTCCTATCTTGGTATTTAGTGATGGCACCAACGATAATGCTAGTATTTGGTAAATCTGTATTCGTGACTAAAGCGCCTTCAAAAGATTGCGTGACCATTCTTGAGGTACTGCTACCAATCATTGGCATTTTAATAAATTGGCGACCAACTTTTGCCGTCGTATGGCCAATGGTATAATTGATATAAGCTTCAGAAAGTTGTGTTCCTGAACCATACATATCCCCGCTAAAAACTGTTTTATCGGTTTCTGATGCTTGTGGAGCAGCACTTGTTTGAGTGGTAATACCCATACTCAACCCATAAAATGTACCCGTGATATAACGTAGTTGTAAGCCTGTACTCAAAAGATCTGCACTGGAATTCGCTTTGTCTTTATCACGGTCAAAATACCAAGCGCGAAGCTCACCACTAATTTTTCCTTCCTTGAAAGCATCAGCAAGCGTATCTGCTCCAAATGAACTGGTAGTTAAACCAGCAACTACGATAGCCGCCAAACTAAGGTTAGCGAATTTCATTTTTTCTCCTTAAATAAATAAATTAATTCTCAAGACGAGAGAAGTGTAGAAGAAAAAAAGTTTCTGGAAAGTCGCTTTTTGATATTACTGAAAAATAATTCCATAGAATGACTTAAAAAAGATTTTACATGTAAAAAAAAGAGCAGTAGAGAACACGAAGAGAGATTACGCTAAAAGAATACGATACCCAACGCCTGAAATATTGTCAATGGCCTCTTTCCCTATTTTAGTACGCAGTTTATTGACAAGGCTTTTAAAGGCACTTTCGCTACCCATGTCATCTTCCCAGAGTGTTGTTTGCAGTTCTTCTTTTGATGTCATTCTATTTTTATTTGTAATGAGCAGATCAAGTAGCTTTACCTCTTTTGCAGTAAGAGGATGAATCTTTCCTTGCACATTGATACATCGTTGTTGATAACAGTAGACAGCGCCTGTTGTAAATGTAACATTCAGTGTCTTATATTGAACCACTTTACGAGCAGCTTCTTTAAGCGTTTTTTCTAGCATATTAAAGTCAATTGGCTTCGTAAGATAATCAACTAAAGAGAGTTTGATGGCTTCGAGCAAATAGGTTTTATCGGTATACGCCGTTAAGAGAAAAATTTGTGATTTATCATCACATTGGCGAACCCATTTTACAAAATCAATCCCACTCATCCCTGGGAGATTAATGTCGCAAATAATAATATCGGGTTTATACTCTTGATAAATATTCATGGCTTCTTCGGCAGACTCTAAAGAAAGCACATGTTCACTAAAATAGCGCAATACTTTCGTAATGGTCGTACGAATGGAAGTTTCATCTTCAATGTA encodes the following:
- a CDS encoding response regulator transcription factor: MPSYHVDSDFSLQTTLKSLHILYIEDETSIRTTITKVLRYFSEHVLSLESAEEAMNIYQEYKPDIIICDINLPGMSGIDFVKWVRQCDDKSQIFLLTAYTDKTYLLEAIKLSLVDYLTKPIDFNMLEKTLKEAARKVVQYKTLNVTFTTGAVYCYQQRCINVQGKIHPLTAKEVKLLDLLITNKNRMTSKEELQTTLWEDDMGSESAFKSLVNKLRTKIGKEAIDNISGVGYRILLA
- a CDS encoding OprD family outer membrane porin gives rise to the protein MKFANLSLAAIVVAGLTTSSFGADTLADAFKEGKISGELRAWYFDRDKDKANSSADLLSTGLQLRYITGTFYGLSMGITTQTSAAPQASETDKTVFSGDMYGSGTQLSEAYINYTIGHTTAKVGRQFIKMPMIGSSTSRMVTQSFEGALVTNTDLPNTSIIVGAITKYQDRTDDEGGIGQFEPLNNDHDFAYTAMVVNKSIPNVELTFQYLTLDNDASAPLLTKAPKDANRKKGFNDYYFEAEYANTAGAFSYGIAGNYLYTDWMEHDAAYMYGAKLSLGYGDFKTYFAYSVINDDTDNLGIKAGLGGGAQPNYVKGKQVRVGTFSSDTSGFSIDANYNFKAVGLQAGARYTQLDISSVPANNNQTITDFYGSYKFAGALKGLETEVIYTILGDESVVSATAGSGKGEELWFKANYKF